TTTAGTTTAAAGTATGGTTGAAGTGTTCTGTTCTTTGATACAGGAGTCCTGACCTTTGCTGAGGGGCAGGGGAGCAGCTAGAGGAATTGGTAAAAGCAAATGAGAAATCTTTTGCAGTTAGAATAGTTTAAGGTTAAGATGTGGTCTGCTCTCATTTCCACTAGTGCTATTTAACTTGCTAATTTCAGCACTGAATGAATTACTAGCCgtatataaaaaaaatacaaatagaCAAAAGTCCTGACTTGGCTTTGTTTTCTAGATTTTATCCCCTCCCCAACTTTCCCTCGCTTGCTCCTTCCACAAATTTTGCAGATGGGAAGTCAGAGCTGTGTCCACATTTCTAAATTCTTTAAAAAAGACCACCTTGGGGGTTACATTTCCAAAAACTGGATCGTTCATCTCCTTTTAAAGATGGAACACTTTACTCCATCCTGCAGCTCAGTGTAAAGCTTATTTATCTATACATGTTTGCACAGCAAGAAACTCTGGGACTTGAACTTGTAAAGTTAGAGTTGGAAAACATTATTCAATAATTTGAGACATTAGGTTACTACTTATTGATTAAAAGATAAATGAATAAAACTCTTGAATGCATTTCTTGTTCATTCTGAATCCCAAAAGGCCCACTTCTCAGGGGAGGTGGCAgggtagtggtaatatcactagcCCAGTAAGATAGAACCCCTGGCGAATGACCTGGGATTGTGAGTTGGAATCCTGCCATAGTAGATGGTGAAATATGAGCTTAATGAATAAAATCTACAGTTAAGAACCAGCTAACCATTGTCAAGTACTTTAAAAGTTCATCTGGGTCACTAACGTCCTTTAAGGGAAGAAATATGTCACCCATATATGGTCTGGCTTACACATGACTACTAACCCATGGCaacctatttacctgcaacttaTTTTGTTGCTGTGTAGACATTGGGGATCCTTGCATGGAGTGGCTTTTGGAGGTGGAGCCCATTCATTGGCATGCATGGAGCTTCCTCATGATTgcatagcaatgtgattggctctaaACTACCCTATGGAAAGGCTCTACTACACCACTCAGATCAAGGGGCAATTTGGGATTGGCATAAATGCGTGCTCAGCCAGCAACATTCACACTCCATGAACATATAAACAAAGCAATCTGTGCCCTCTTGGCCCTGGACAATGTTCAAATCCATTGCACAGCAGAAGCAACAATTGACAAAAAGTATAAAGCAAGTTTCTGCCACTTTCCACTTTTAAAGCTGCTGTTCATCATCATTCTCCACTCTCTTTGCTAACCCAACCTTGTGAATAGTGTCGACTCAATTACCTGTAACAATATTGCTAAATGTGATCGCTGCCAAACGCTAGCGTAATTACTGAGAGCAGGCAGCAATGAGGACTGGTAATAATGCTGCTGGGAATGTGGTGAAACTGCTTgagactgcctgaaaaatcaGCCTTCCATCTGCTAAAGCCAAAAGAAGTTTAGTTAATTCATAATAAAGCTGCTCGGTGCCAATTCCTAATAGGGACAGTTCTTGTCAACTGAAGAAAAGTAAGCATTTATATCTCTAAACTTCAAATGACTCAGAACATAATTGATCTAACCTGAATTGGGTTCATCCATTGAGAATGCTTTGTTTTCTATGTACATGTGTTGAGCTTGCTGTTCCTTTAAGATGGTCTCATAACCCACTCCTCTTGTTGGATATACCTCTTCGACATAATGCTGCTCCGTACTGGCTTTTGTCAGATGGCAGATCTCAGGGATGATGTACATAAAGACAAACACCCAGGCGTTGGCAACCAGTGCAATAGAGAGTGTTGGATCATTCCAGGTTTGATTTCCGACTTTCTTATTTCCATAAACATACATTACAATCCACACAATCCAGATGGCGATGGAGAAACTAACTGTGACAAGGATAAATACACCATGTTTCTTCCAATGTTTAAAATGACCCCACTGAGTGGACACAGCAAGACCAAATGTAATTGCAATAAGAAACATAACGTAAATTAAAGCCATGGCAAAATCCATATTAGCAATATTGCAAGGATCTCCAAGAAATGCAGAACTGGTGCCATTATTCCTTACAATGGTGATTATTAACCATTCAGTATTTATTATTACTTCCACAAGGGTGAGAGAAAATGCCAGGATAAAAATGTGCCAGGCTTTAGGACCATTGTTTTTTCTGACAAGCAAGTTCAGTCTGAAAGAGTGTGCCAACATGCAGGAAAAGCAGATTGCAAACAGAACGCCAAACAAGAACCTTCTGGAAGCGCAGGTTGCGAAGTCCTTATTGATAATGAAATCAAAAACCAGGCAAAAGAGCCCGAATGtgccaaaaatgaaaaaaacctGAATTCCAATGGTACTCTTCCTCTTGCTGTCTTGGACAAAGGGTATGCTCGCTAATAAAACTAGTGTCAGCACAAAGCAACTTAGAATGCCAGCACTGGCTAGAGCTTGTAACACAATCCCCCAGACAGCTGATAAATCACAAAGGTTGAAGTAAAGTGAGTCGAGGCTAGCAGCACAACCCACTGGAGCGACGGCTGCAGCCACAGGGAGGAGACTGATCCACAAAGGAAGCTGCAATGTGCTTAGCCTCATCTTTAACTCAAGTTGGTCGATCTGAAAATGGATTTCGTCACGTGCCTAGAAGAGGAAAAAGCAACGGGTACAGGTTATCAAATTACACTGCACTCTATCATCGGAAGATTGCTGGATTCAGTCTAACATCAGTGGTCA
Above is a window of Chiloscyllium plagiosum isolate BGI_BamShark_2017 chromosome 24, ASM401019v2, whole genome shotgun sequence DNA encoding:
- the gprc5c gene encoding G-protein coupled receptor family C group 5 member C, giving the protein MRLSTLQLPLWISLLPVAAAVAPVGCAASLDSLYFNLCDLSAVWGIVLQALASAGILSCFVLTLVLLASIPFVQDSKRKSTIGIQVFFIFGTFGLFCLVFDFIINKDFATCASRRFLFGVLFAICFSCMLAHSFRLNLLVRKNNGPKAWHIFILAFSLTLVEVIINTEWLIITIVRNNGTSSAFLGDPCNIANMDFAMALIYVMFLIAITFGLAVSTQWGHFKHWKKHGVFILVTVSFSIAIWIVWIVMYVYGNKKVGNQTWNDPTLSIALVANAWVFVFMYIIPEICHLTKASTEQHYVEEVYPTRGVGYETILKEQQAQHMYIENKAFSMDEPNSANKPKSPYTGYSGYNGQLRNSVYQPTEMALMNKTNSLENPYEHYIPRVTINQSAFSSNASTLRAEDAFTAESRQTAQQDGRNGPTF